Proteins encoded together in one Vigna angularis cultivar LongXiaoDou No.4 chromosome 5, ASM1680809v1, whole genome shotgun sequence window:
- the LOC108319500 gene encoding uncharacterized protein LOC108319500 codes for MASIGPMKPLQPLYPHNFDPNARCNFHGGSIGHSTERCMGLKFKVQSLIDAGWLKFQEDKPSIEVNPLAEHENASTNAIEVGRHKLVRNVSEIRSSKKIIFEKVLQLGLLRGKNGLGEAYGIHPRTEHVINEFRSILQDLIDRSCIQIYYEDKEGEVFAQTGGKSNMTLREPLVICFTRTRPTLMTQGRSDKIVPWKYDTPSLLTKEDVELSEEKIRPSDKNVKEISDEEACEFLKFIQQSEYKVVDQLKRMQARISLLELLMHSTSHKKLLMKVLGGAHVEQNISLDRFEGIVNNITANDYLTFTDEEIPAEGRGHNKALHISVKCLDHAIARVLIDNGSSLNVMPKVTLEKLPYDVIHLKPSTMIVRAFDGSKRDVMGEIDLPVQVGPCVFQITFQVMDIHPAYSFLLGRPWIHSAEVVPSTLHQKLKYVMDNQLIIVSGEEDFLVRGPLSTRYIKAAK; via the exons ATGGCCAGTATTGGTCCCATGAAACCTTTACAACCTCTATACCCTCATAATTTTGATCCAAATGCAAGATGCAATTTTCATGGGGGAAGCATTGGCCATTCGACTGAAAGGTGTATGGGTCTTAAGTTCAAAGTACAATCGCTAATTGATGCAGGATGGTTGAAGTTCCAGGAAGACAAACCTAGTATTGAGGTCAACCCCCTTGCCGAGCATGAAAACGCTTCAACAAATGCCATCGAGGTTGGACGACACAAGCTAGTAAGGAATGTAAGTGAAATTCGAAGCTCCAAAAAGATCATTTTTGAAAAGGTGTTACAATTGGGTTTGCTAAGGGGCAAAAACGGTCTCGGAGAGGCATATGGAATTCATCCAAGAACTGAACATGTCATTAATGAATTTAGAAGTATTCTCCAGGATCTGATTGATAGAAGCTGCATACAAATATACTATGAGGATAAAGAAGGAGAAGTATTTGCACAGACTGGAGGAAAGTCCAATATGACTTTACGAGAACCATTAGTGATTTGTTTCACTAGAACCCGTCCTACACTCATGACACAAGGAAG AAGTGATAAGATTGTCCCATGGAAATATGACACACCGTCGCTTTTGACAAAGGAAGATGTGGAACTTTCAGAAGAAAAGATCAGGCCATCAGATAAGAATGTTAAAGAAATTTCCGATGAAGAGGCATGTGAATTCTTGAAATTTATACAACAAAGTGAATATAAAGTGGTGGATCAACTAAAACGCATGCAAGCAAGGATCTCCCTCTTGGAACTACTCATGCATTCAACCTCGCATAAAAAGTTGTTAATGAAAGTACTCGGTGGGGCTCATGTAGAGCAGAATATCTCCTTGGACCGGTTCGAGGGGATTGTTAACAACATTACTGCTAATGATTACCTCACCTTCACTGATGAAGAAATACCTGCTGAGGGAAGAGGGCACAATAAAGCCCTTCATATCTCTGTAAAATGCTTGGATCATGCCATAGCACGCGTTTTAATTGATAATGGTTCCTCCTTGAATGTAATGCCTAAGGTAACGCTGGAGAAATTACCGTATGATGTGATTCACTTGAAGCCAAGTACTATGATCGTAAGAGCTTTTGATGGGAGCAAGAGGGATGTTATGGGAGAGATAGATTTGCCAGTACAAGTTGGTCCATGTGTTTTCCAAATAACCTTTCAGGTCATGGACATTCACCCAGCCTACAGTTTCTTGTTAGGTCGCCCTTGGATCCATTCGGCGGAAGTGGTGCCCTCTACATTACATCAAAAACTAAAGTATGTCATGGATAATCAGCTAATCATAGTCTCAGGAGAAGAAGACTTCCTTGTAAGAGGGCCCTTGTCTACTCGCTATATCAAGGCAGCAAAGTAG